The segment TGCCGCGCAGCGCGATCTCGCCGATGGTCTGGGCGTCGGCGGGGACCGGCCGGCCGGTCTCGCGGTCGAGCACGGTGGCGTCCTCCACCGCGACATGGTTCACCCCCTGCCGCGCGAACTGCAGCGCCAGCCCGTCGGCGTCGAGATCCTCCCACCCGTCCTGCGGAGCGCAGACGGTGGCCGGGCCGTAGCATTCGGTCAGCCCGTACATGTGCACCACCTCGAAGCCCAGCGTCGCCATGCCGGCGAGGACCGCGGAGGGCGGGGCCGCGCCGCCGGTGCCCACGATGACGCGGCGGGGAGCGGGCCGCCGCACCGCCGCCGGGGCGTGGATCAGCATGTTCAGCACGATCGGCGCGCCGCACAGATGGGTGACGCCCAGCTCCGCAATGGCGTCGAAGATCGCCGCCGGCTCCACCCGGCGCAGGCAGACATGGGTGCCGCCCGCGGCGGTGACCGCCCAGCTGTAGGTCCAGCCGTTGCAGTGGAACATCGGCAGCGTCCACAGGAAGACGCTCTCAGGCCGGACGTTCAGGGTGAAGGCGTTGCCCAGCGCGTTCAGATAGGCGCCGCGGTGGTGGTAGACGACGCCCTTGGGGTTGCCGGTGGTGCCGCTGGTGTAGTTGAGCGCGATGGCCTGCCACTCGTCGTCCGGCCCGTGCCAGGGGGCGGGGTCGGCGGCGGCGAGGAAGTCCTCATACTCCACGGCACCCAGCGACGGCGCGTCGGGCGCCTGCTCGTCGGCGATCTCCACCAGCGTGATGGGGCGCTCCGTCCGGGCGAGCGCCGCCTTGGCGACCGGCGACAGTTCGCGGTCGACGATCAGGAGCTTGGTCTCGCTGTGGTCGAGGATGAAGGCGATGGCCGCGGCATCCAGCCGGGTGTTCAGCGCGTTCAGGACCGCGCCGGCCAGCGGCACCGCGTAGTGCGCCTCCAGCAGGGCCGGGACGTTGGGCGCCAGCACCGACACCGTGTCGCCGCGCCTGACCCCGGCCCGCAGCAGCGCCCCGGCGAAGCGCCGCACCCGGTCGTGGAACTGCGCGTAGGTGATGGTGCGGCGGCCGTGGCGGATGGCCGGCTTGTCCGGATAGACCTTCGCCGCGCGTTTCAGGAAGCTGAGCGGGCTGAGCGGGACGTGGTTCGCGGGGTCGGGGGCGAGGCCACGGTCGAAGATCGAGGCGGTGCGGCTGAACGGGCCGGTCATGACGGAGCTTCCTGAAAAGAATCACTTTCGCGATTCCCTCTCCCCTCTGGGGAGAGGGTTAGGGTGAGGGGGTTGCGCGTGGCGCCACGTCCGGCAAAAGCACAACCCCCTCACCGGCCCTCCGGGCCACCCTCTCCCCAGAGGGGAGAGGGCTATGACAACCGGCGGCGCTCACCAGGTCGGGATGATGGTGCCGTTGAAGCGCGTGTTGATGAAG is part of the Azospirillum baldaniorum genome and harbors:
- a CDS encoding acyl-CoA synthetase; the protein is MTGPFSRTASIFDRGLAPDPANHVPLSPLSFLKRAAKVYPDKPAIRHGRRTITYAQFHDRVRRFAGALLRAGVRRGDTVSVLAPNVPALLEAHYAVPLAGAVLNALNTRLDAAAIAFILDHSETKLLIVDRELSPVAKAALARTERPITLVEIADEQAPDAPSLGAVEYEDFLAAADPAPWHGPDDEWQAIALNYTSGTTGNPKGVVYHHRGAYLNALGNAFTLNVRPESVFLWTLPMFHCNGWTYSWAVTAAGGTHVCLRRVEPAAIFDAIAELGVTHLCGAPIVLNMLIHAPAAVRRPAPRRVIVGTGGAAPPSAVLAGMATLGFEVVHMYGLTECYGPATVCAPQDGWEDLDADGLALQFARQGVNHVAVEDATVLDRETGRPVPADAQTIGEIALRGNTVMKGYLKNPAATKEALKDGWFRTGDLGVLHPDGYIEVKDRSKDIIISGGENISSLEVEEALYRHPAVLEAAVVARPDDRWGESPCAFVTVKPGAERPSESDIIQWCRDRIAHYKVPRTVVFSDLPKTSTGKIQKTVLRDAARELGERREAKSV